From a single Maritimibacter sp. DP1N21-5 genomic region:
- a CDS encoding ABC transporter ATP-binding protein: MANSDTNDGFVVFDRVQKSYDGETLVVKDLNLSIGRGEFLTMLGPSGSGKTTCLMMLAGFETATHGDILLGGQPINNIPPHKRGIGMVFQNYALFPHMTVGENLSFPLEVRKIPKSDRETKVKRALDMVQMGNFINRRPAQLSGGQQQRIALARALVFEPELVLMDEPLGALDKQLREHMQFEITRLAHDLGITTVYVTHDQTEALTMSDRVAVFDDGRIQQLDPPDVLYEEPKNSFVAQFIGENNTLEGIVKEIRGEVCTVELDGGEIIDAKPVNVTEAGQRTKVSIRPERVEYNKERLQEGAHTLKAEVLEFIYMGDIFRTRLRVAGNEEFVIKTRNAPDQVKLQPGQQIEIGWLPSDCRALDA, translated from the coding sequence TTGGCCAACTCAGATACGAACGACGGTTTCGTCGTCTTTGATCGCGTGCAGAAATCCTATGACGGCGAAACGCTGGTCGTGAAGGATCTGAACCTCTCCATCGGCAGAGGCGAGTTCCTCACCATGCTCGGACCGTCGGGGTCGGGCAAGACCACCTGCCTCATGATGCTCGCGGGGTTTGAAACGGCCACGCATGGCGACATCCTTCTGGGCGGCCAGCCGATCAACAACATTCCACCGCACAAACGCGGGATCGGGATGGTGTTCCAGAACTATGCGCTCTTCCCTCATATGACGGTGGGCGAAAACCTCTCGTTCCCGCTGGAAGTGCGCAAGATCCCGAAGTCGGACCGCGAAACCAAGGTAAAGCGCGCGCTCGACATGGTTCAGATGGGTAACTTCATCAACCGCCGTCCGGCGCAGCTGTCCGGCGGTCAGCAGCAGCGGATCGCTCTGGCCCGCGCGCTGGTGTTCGAGCCGGAGCTCGTGCTCATGGATGAACCGCTCGGCGCATTGGACAAGCAGCTTCGCGAACACATGCAGTTCGAGATCACGCGCCTGGCGCACGATCTGGGCATCACCACGGTCTATGTGACCCACGACCAGACCGAGGCCCTGACCATGTCGGACCGCGTCGCGGTCTTCGACGACGGGCGCATCCAGCAGCTCGATCCGCCGGACGTGCTTTACGAAGAGCCCAAGAACAGCTTCGTCGCGCAATTCATCGGCGAAAACAACACGCTGGAGGGCATCGTTAAGGAAATTCGCGGCGAGGTCTGCACGGTCGAGCTTGATGGTGGCGAGATCATCGACGCGAAGCCCGTGAACGTGACCGAGGCCGGTCAGCGCACCAAGGTGTCGATCCGTCCCGAGCGGGTGGAATACAACAAGGAGCGGCTTCAGGAGGGCGCGCATACGCTCAAGGCCGAAGTGCTCGAGTTCATTTACATGGGTGATATCTTCCGCACGCGGCTTCGGGTCGCGGGCAACGAGGAATTCGTCATCAAGACGCGCAACGCGCCGGATCAGGTCAAGCTGCAACCGGGTCAGCAGATCGAGATCGGTTGGTTGCCGTCCGATTGCCGGGCGCTGGACGCTTGA
- a CDS encoding extracellular solute-binding protein translates to MKLKTILMGTAIAGVGSMAFAQDMANDMTLVSWGGAYQASQQKAYVEPYLEMNPDVSITWDESSAEAVAKLRAMNEAGNITWDLVDVVASDAIRLCDEGLAMEIDFNEMLAEGDDGSSAEEDFGDFIVSDCYIPQIVYSTAAAYRPDLLPADAPAPDSICAFFDTETYPGKRALEQRPINNMEWALLCDGVPKDEIYNVLETEEGQDQAFAKLDTIKDDIVWWSAAAEPPQLLADGEIVMGSSYNGRWFSAIEEQDQPFEMLWDAQVFDLDGWIIPTGLPEDRLARVMDFVRYATDTQRLADQAKYISYGPARASSAPLVGQHAELGIEMGPHMPTAPANSENVFVYNYTWWADYRDDLDSKFQAWLAQ, encoded by the coding sequence ATGAAACTCAAGACCATCCTTATGGGCACGGCTATCGCTGGTGTCGGTTCGATGGCATTCGCTCAGGACATGGCAAACGACATGACGCTCGTGTCCTGGGGCGGCGCCTATCAGGCCAGCCAGCAGAAGGCCTACGTCGAACCCTACCTCGAAATGAACCCCGACGTGTCGATCACGTGGGACGAAAGCTCGGCTGAAGCGGTGGCGAAACTGCGCGCCATGAACGAAGCCGGCAACATCACCTGGGACCTCGTGGACGTCGTGGCCTCGGACGCCATCCGTCTGTGCGACGAAGGGCTCGCGATGGAGATCGACTTCAACGAGATGCTGGCCGAAGGCGACGACGGCTCCAGCGCGGAAGAGGATTTCGGCGACTTCATCGTGTCGGATTGCTACATCCCGCAGATCGTCTATTCGACCGCCGCCGCCTATCGCCCGGACCTGCTTCCGGCCGACGCGCCTGCGCCCGACAGCATCTGTGCCTTCTTCGATACCGAAACCTATCCGGGCAAGCGCGCGCTGGAACAGCGTCCGATCAACAACATGGAATGGGCGCTTCTCTGTGACGGCGTGCCGAAGGACGAAATCTACAACGTCCTCGAGACCGAAGAAGGGCAGGATCAGGCTTTCGCCAAGCTCGACACCATCAAGGACGACATCGTGTGGTGGTCCGCCGCCGCCGAGCCGCCGCAGCTTCTCGCAGACGGCGAAATCGTGATGGGCTCGTCCTACAACGGCCGCTGGTTCTCGGCGATCGAAGAGCAGGATCAGCCCTTCGAGATGCTCTGGGACGCGCAGGTGTTCGACCTTGACGGCTGGATCATCCCGACCGGCCTGCCGGAAGACCGTCTGGCCCGCGTGATGGACTTCGTACGCTACGCCACCGACACCCAGCGTCTCGCCGATCAGGCGAAATATATCTCCTACGGCCCGGCGCGTGCCTCGTCGGCTCCGCTTGTCGGCCAGCACGCCGAACTGGGCATCGAGATGGGTCCGCACATGCCGACCGCGCCCGCGAACTCGGAGAACGTGTTCGTCTACAACTACACCTGGTGGGCTGACTACCGCGACGACCTGGACTCCAAGTTCCAGGCCTGGCTCGCGCAGTAA
- the glpK gene encoding glycerol kinase GlpK — protein sequence MPHILAIDQGTTSTRAILFDATMTAVASAQEEFTQHFPASGWVEHDPMDLWATTAATCRAAIEKAGGVEVSAIGITNQRETTLVWDRATGRPIHNAIVWQDRRTSALCRRLEAEGFGEVVTDRTGLLLDPYFSGTKLAWLLDNVDGARARAEAGDLVFGTVDSWLVWNLTGGAAHVTDATNAARTMLYDIRKGRWSRTICERLNIPMSMLPEVRDCAADFGETRPDLFGRPIPIRGIAGDQQAATVGQACFEPGMLKSTYGTGCFALINTGDMPVRSHNRLLTTIAYQLDGKPTYALEGSIFIAGAVVQWLRDGLKIIRDAGETQPLAEAADPTQDLVLVPAFTGLGAPYWNAECRGAVFGLTRSSGAEEFARAALESVGYQTRDLLTAMQEDMRRAGGAIPADTASLRVDGGMSASAFAMQFLSDIIGARVDRPKVLETTALGAAWLAGQRVGIYPAQAEFAAQWALDKTFEPAMDEDTRAAKYAAWQRAVQATISV from the coding sequence ATGCCCCATATTCTGGCCATAGATCAGGGCACGACCTCGACCCGCGCCATCCTGTTCGACGCCACGATGACGGCTGTCGCCTCTGCGCAGGAGGAGTTTACACAGCATTTCCCGGCGAGCGGCTGGGTCGAACATGATCCTATGGACCTCTGGGCCACTACGGCGGCCACCTGCCGCGCTGCGATCGAAAAGGCGGGCGGGGTCGAGGTCTCGGCCATTGGCATCACCAACCAACGCGAAACGACGCTGGTCTGGGACCGCGCGACCGGCCGACCCATTCACAATGCCATCGTCTGGCAGGACAGGCGCACGTCGGCGCTGTGCCGGAGACTTGAAGCCGAAGGGTTCGGGGAGGTGGTGACCGACCGGACCGGGCTATTGCTCGATCCCTACTTCAGCGGCACGAAACTCGCCTGGTTGCTCGACAACGTCGACGGCGCGCGGGCGCGGGCCGAGGCCGGCGATCTGGTCTTCGGCACGGTGGACAGCTGGCTCGTCTGGAATCTCACGGGCGGGGCGGCGCATGTGACGGACGCCACCAACGCGGCGCGCACGATGCTCTACGATATCCGCAAGGGGCGATGGTCGCGCACGATCTGCGAGCGGCTGAACATCCCCATGTCGATGCTGCCCGAGGTGCGCGACTGCGCCGCCGATTTTGGCGAGACGCGCCCCGATCTGTTCGGTCGCCCGATCCCGATCCGCGGCATCGCGGGCGATCAACAGGCCGCCACCGTGGGGCAGGCGTGCTTCGAGCCCGGCATGCTCAAGTCGACATATGGCACGGGGTGTTTCGCGCTGATCAACACGGGCGACATGCCGGTGCGCTCGCACAATCGACTTCTCACGACCATCGCCTACCAGTTGGACGGCAAGCCGACCTATGCGCTGGAGGGGTCGATCTTCATCGCTGGGGCGGTGGTGCAATGGCTGCGAGACGGTCTGAAGATCATCCGCGACGCGGGTGAAACCCAGCCTCTGGCCGAAGCCGCCGATCCGACGCAAGATCTTGTGCTGGTGCCCGCCTTCACCGGGCTTGGCGCGCCATACTGGAATGCGGAGTGTCGCGGCGCGGTCTTTGGCCTGACCCGCAGCTCGGGAGCCGAAGAGTTCGCCCGCGCCGCACTCGAAAGCGTCGGCTACCAGACCCGCGATCTGCTGACGGCGATGCAGGAAGACATGCGCAGAGCAGGGGGAGCAATTCCGGCCGACACGGCGAGCTTGCGCGTGGACGGCGGCATGAGCGCATCCGCCTTCGCGATGCAATTCCTCTCCGACATCATCGGCGCGCGGGTCGACCGGCCCAAGGTGCTGGAAACCACGGCGCTGGGCGCGGCATGGCTGGCGGGACAACGTGTGGGGATCTATCCGGCGCAAGCGGAGTTCGCCGCCCAATGGGCGCTCGACAAGACGTTCGAGCCCGCGATGGACGAAGACACCCGTGCCGCGAAATACGCCGCATGGCAAAGGGCCGTGCAGGCCACGATCAGCGTCTAG
- the argE gene encoding acetylornithine deacetylase: MTQALRLAETRDILARLIAFPTVSSEPNLDLIRWIAGELGALGARVEIFESADGRKANLFATLGPEGDGGIVLSGHSDVVPVAGQDWSSDPFEMHEAEGRLYGRGTCDMKGFIACTLAMARVYALRDLRRPVHFAFTHDEEVGCLGAQDLIAALKAQGVKPAMAIIGEPTEMRVIEGHKGCCEYTTHFTGLEGHGSRPDLGVNAAEYAARYVMKLLDLREALKARAPAGSPFEPPYTTLNVGGINGGFAHNVIVARAEVEWEFRPVQPGDMDFVKSEMAAYADDVLLPAMRAVDPEADIVTETVGEVAGFEPMETNAARDLVARLTGANGAGVVAFATEAGLFQSLGCDVVVCGPGSIAQAHMADEYVAIDQLSACLDLLDRLV, encoded by the coding sequence ATGACCCAAGCCCTAAGACTTGCCGAGACGCGCGATATCCTGGCCCGGCTCATCGCCTTTCCCACAGTGTCGTCGGAGCCGAACCTCGATCTGATCCGCTGGATCGCGGGGGAGCTGGGCGCTCTGGGCGCGCGGGTGGAGATCTTCGAGAGTGCGGACGGGCGCAAGGCGAACCTCTTTGCCACGCTCGGGCCAGAGGGAGACGGGGGTATCGTCCTGTCGGGCCATTCCGACGTGGTGCCGGTAGCGGGGCAGGACTGGTCTTCGGACCCTTTTGAGATGCACGAGGCGGAGGGGCGGCTTTACGGGCGCGGCACCTGCGACATGAAAGGGTTCATCGCCTGCACGCTGGCCATGGCGCGCGTCTATGCCCTGCGGGATCTGCGGCGTCCGGTGCATTTCGCCTTTACCCATGATGAGGAGGTCGGCTGTCTCGGCGCGCAAGACCTTATCGCGGCGTTGAAGGCGCAGGGTGTGAAGCCCGCGATGGCGATCATCGGGGAGCCGACCGAGATGCGGGTGATTGAGGGGCACAAGGGGTGCTGCGAATACACCACGCATTTCACCGGGCTCGAGGGACACGGATCGCGGCCCGACCTTGGGGTGAACGCGGCGGAATATGCGGCGCGCTATGTGATGAAGCTTCTCGACCTGCGCGAGGCGCTGAAGGCGCGGGCGCCGGCGGGCAGCCCCTTCGAGCCGCCCTATACGACGCTCAACGTGGGCGGCATCAACGGGGGCTTCGCGCATAACGTGATCGTGGCGCGGGCCGAAGTCGAGTGGGAGTTCCGTCCGGTCCAGCCCGGCGACATGGACTTCGTGAAATCCGAGATGGCGGCCTATGCGGACGACGTGCTCCTGCCGGCGATGCGCGCGGTGGACCCGGAGGCCGATATCGTGACCGAAACGGTGGGCGAAGTGGCAGGCTTCGAACCGATGGAAACGAATGCCGCGCGGGACCTCGTGGCCCGGCTCACGGGGGCGAACGGGGCGGGCGTGGTGGCCTTCGCGACCGAGGCAGGGCTATTCCAGTCGCTCGGATGCGACGTCGTCGTCTGTGGACCGGGGTCAATTGCACAGGCGCACATGGCCGATGAGTACGTCGCGATCGACCAGCTTTCGGCCTGTCTCGACCTTCTGGACAGGCTTGTGTGA
- a CDS encoding ABC transporter permease has translation MSDATQTGPMLAADGRPLKASLNRALRRQKIRALMLIAPLLIFILITFIAPIADMLFRSVENNIVSDTLPRTVEALDEWTYASGEMPGEPVFDAMFVDMFIAAEKKEHTRLGSRLNYQETGISSLFRQTGRDVGDMAEVYEDQFDALNEIWRDGAFWAQLMGDPDWFENAQGAEDDGPRFRINSEMEDRLPRTAEIYREFARYTQNAEGDNPVEERPWPLVHAMLYADLTEGAAIDAYQGFGAAELLAAKEAVPGFETQPYRDAFLEVDDDWGNVEMWGTIKAYSGEFTSGYFLNAVDRELTPQGVETLPSSQSVYLKLFWRTIWMSLTITFMTILLGYPVAYLLASLPMRKSSLLMILVLLPFWTSLLVRTSAWKVLLQQQGVINDILVWAGVLSDSGRLIMINNQLGTIIAMTHILLPFMILPLYSVMATIPPSYVRAAKSLGGTNWVTFWRVYFPQSVPGIGAGSILVFILAIGYYITPALVGGTDGIFISNRIAYHISSSLNWGLAAALGTILLAAVLVLYWAYDRIVGIDNVKLG, from the coding sequence ATGAGCGACGCGACCCAAACCGGACCGATGCTGGCCGCAGACGGCAGACCTCTCAAGGCTTCGCTGAACCGGGCTCTGCGCCGGCAGAAGATCCGCGCCCTCATGCTCATCGCGCCGCTTCTGATCTTTATCCTGATCACCTTCATCGCGCCGATTGCGGACATGCTGTTTCGGTCGGTCGAGAACAACATCGTCAGCGATACGCTGCCGCGCACGGTCGAGGCGCTGGACGAATGGACCTATGCCTCGGGCGAAATGCCCGGCGAGCCGGTCTTCGACGCCATGTTCGTGGACATGTTCATCGCGGCGGAGAAGAAAGAGCATACGAGGCTCGGTTCGCGGCTCAACTATCAGGAAACCGGGATCTCCTCGCTCTTTCGCCAGACCGGGCGCGATGTCGGGGACATGGCCGAGGTCTATGAGGACCAGTTCGACGCTTTGAACGAAATCTGGCGCGACGGGGCCTTCTGGGCGCAGCTCATGGGCGATCCCGACTGGTTTGAAAACGCCCAGGGGGCCGAAGACGACGGGCCGCGGTTCCGCATCAATTCCGAGATGGAAGACCGCCTGCCGCGCACCGCCGAGATCTACCGCGAGTTCGCGCGCTACACGCAGAACGCCGAGGGCGACAACCCCGTCGAGGAACGTCCCTGGCCGCTGGTGCATGCCATGCTCTACGCCGACCTGACTGAAGGCGCGGCCATCGACGCCTACCAGGGGTTCGGCGCGGCCGAACTGCTCGCCGCGAAAGAGGCGGTTCCGGGGTTCGAGACCCAGCCCTACCGCGACGCGTTTCTCGAGGTCGATGACGACTGGGGCAACGTCGAGATGTGGGGCACGATCAAGGCCTACTCCGGCGAGTTCACCTCGGGCTATTTCCTCAATGCCGTAGACCGGGAACTCACCCCGCAGGGCGTCGAGACGCTGCCCTCGTCGCAGTCGGTCTATCTCAAGCTCTTCTGGCGCACGATCTGGATGTCGCTCACGATCACCTTCATGACGATCCTTCTGGGCTATCCGGTCGCCTATCTCCTGGCGAGCCTGCCGATGCGCAAGTCGTCGCTTCTCATGATCCTCGTGCTCCTGCCGTTCTGGACCTCGCTTCTGGTCCGCACGAGCGCCTGGAAGGTGCTGCTCCAGCAACAGGGGGTGATCAACGACATTCTCGTCTGGGCGGGGGTGCTGTCGGACAGCGGGCGGCTGATCATGATCAACAACCAGTTGGGCACGATCATCGCGATGACGCATATCCTGCTGCCCTTCATGATCTTGCCCCTCTACTCGGTCATGGCGACGATTCCGCCAAGCTATGTGCGCGCGGCCAAGTCTCTGGGCGGAACGAACTGGGTCACCTTCTGGCGGGTCTATTTCCCGCAATCGGTGCCGGGGATCGGCGCGGGGTCCATCCTCGTCTTCATCCTGGCCATCGGCTACTACATCACGCCGGCGCTGGTCGGCGGCACAGACGGGATCTTCATCTCGAACCGGATCGCCTACCACATCTCGTCTTCGCTCAACTGGGGCCTCGCCGCCGCGCTGGGGACCATCCTCCTCGCCGCCGTGCTGGTGCTCTACTGGGCCTATGACCGGATCGTGGGCATCGACAACGTGAAGCTGGGGTAA
- a CDS encoding iron-containing alcohol dehydrogenase: MAGFALTAPKRTIFGRGARVTASAEVAALGARVLLVRGRSVAWVDALAGDLTRIGCRLETVFTRGEPDLEDVRSAVRAARAHRADCVLSVGGGAAIDLGKAVAGLSPSEGDVADHLELGAARTLELSTPLPFIAIPTTAGTGAEATRNAVIGVPERRAKISLRDSRLVPDLALVDPALTDHSPRALTLASGLDAVTQLVESYLCTRANPVTDALCRSAIPSAIAALHRLMKGEDSKARDDMARASYLSGIALANSGLGIVHGLASVIGGRGAAHGAICGRLLAPGLAVNYEVLKQQTGSVARFHDVEDWLAKGLGVSGESGNRALRRFVGANGLPDLQDLGVLKADVEAIAELSLSASSTRANPVVLTRADVIRVLDLA, encoded by the coding sequence ATGGCCGGTTTCGCCCTCACCGCACCGAAACGCACGATCTTTGGCCGAGGCGCCCGGGTCACCGCATCGGCCGAAGTTGCGGCACTCGGCGCCCGGGTCCTGCTGGTCCGGGGGCGGTCGGTCGCTTGGGTCGACGCCCTTGCCGGCGACCTGACCCGCATCGGCTGTCGCCTGGAAACGGTCTTCACGCGGGGCGAGCCGGATCTGGAAGATGTCCGCAGCGCGGTCCGGGCCGCCCGGGCACATCGGGCCGATTGCGTCCTGTCCGTCGGTGGCGGGGCCGCCATTGATCTGGGCAAGGCCGTCGCCGGTCTGAGCCCGAGCGAGGGTGACGTCGCGGACCATCTGGAGCTGGGCGCGGCGCGCACCTTGGAGCTGAGCACACCATTGCCTTTCATCGCGATCCCCACGACCGCAGGCACCGGGGCCGAAGCGACCCGAAACGCGGTCATCGGGGTCCCGGAACGCCGGGCCAAGATCAGCCTGCGCGACTCGCGTCTCGTCCCGGACCTGGCACTTGTGGACCCCGCACTGACCGATCATTCGCCCAGAGCCCTGACATTGGCGAGCGGGCTCGACGCCGTGACCCAGCTCGTCGAGAGCTATCTTTGCACCCGGGCGAACCCTGTCACCGACGCTCTTTGCAGAAGTGCCATTCCATCCGCGATCGCCGCGTTGCACCGGCTCATGAAGGGTGAGGACAGCAAGGCCCGCGACGATATGGCCCGCGCGAGTTACCTGAGCGGCATCGCACTCGCCAATTCAGGGTTGGGCATCGTGCATGGACTTGCGTCGGTCATTGGCGGTCGAGGGGCTGCCCATGGGGCGATCTGCGGGCGGCTTCTTGCACCGGGGCTCGCCGTGAATTACGAGGTCTTGAAACAGCAAACGGGCAGTGTCGCGCGGTTTCACGACGTGGAGGACTGGTTGGCAAAAGGACTTGGTGTTTCGGGTGAGAGCGGTAATCGGGCCCTGCGACGTTTCGTGGGTGCGAATGGACTGCCGGACTTGCAGGATCTGGGCGTGCTCAAGGCAGACGTCGAGGCAATTGCGGAGCTGAGCCTGAGTGCTTCGTCGACCAGAGCGAACCCCGTAGTGCTCACGCGCGCCGACGTGATCCGTGTGTTGGATCTTGCCTGA